In Hevea brasiliensis isolate MT/VB/25A 57/8 unplaced genomic scaffold, ASM3005281v1 Scaf527, whole genome shotgun sequence, the DNA window CGTCAATTGGATAGACTTGTCGTCCTATCCTCCCTTGGTTATTTCTACCCATATCCATTTGGATTGGAGAAGAAATTTATACTTAGTTCAAGTCAAGTGCAATCCTGTTGGCTATTGACCACTATATGCTTGAAATTCAGGTTGTTTGCAGGTTGACTTATTGTATTGTGTTCTGACATACTTATCAGAATGCTGATTCTtatttataccttaattaatgTGGTTGAATTGATTCAGCTAAGTAGCTGAGGACGTAATGTCCTACAAATGACAAGGAATGCTAGGAAGCTTTGAAGCATTTGGCATAATTTCCTTTCTTTTCAGTTGCATAATTTTTCTTATCTCCAAGAACAGGGAAAGGGAAGTGAAGAAAATGCGGGCTTTATGAAGGAATTGACGGACAAGTAATAAGAGCATTTGGTTTGGGCTTATGGATCCTTTCTTATGTGTCTTAATATTTTGTGTCTGGATAAACTGGCAAATGCTTTCTGTGAGTGTACATCTTTTTTCAGTGATGGGTTATCTTGGAAGGAGGAAAATTTTCCTTGCATTTGATCATCAACAAAGAAGCCTATGAAAAAATGATTTACAATTTGCACATAGAACCCACTTCATTTTGTTGTTTCCTCATATGTGTACTAGTTTCAGGGAGGTTAAATTTAATGTTGTGAGACATGATGGAATCCGTGTCCTTACATGATATATTCTTCTCTCTAATATTTTATTAAGCTTCTTTATGTTCCCATATTCAAAATGTTACACTCAATCTCACTTTTATGTTTTGATTATCTTTTGGTATCAATGTGCTGACATCTACTATTTTGTTCTTTGATGACCACCTTACAGATCTAGTCATCTCAAACGACTTCGGCTTGTATGTTGCTATAGCATTTCGGATGAGGGATTAAGTGAAGTAGCCACAAAATTTCCATTACTGGAGGAGCTTGACATTTCATACTGCTCATTATCAAAACAAGCTCTTGAAGTTGTTGGGCGTTGTTGTCCTCTACTGAAATCATTTAAGCTGAACAACCAGGGGTGCAGAAACCCACATATAGAGTGCAATGAAGAGGCACTAGCTATTGCCGAACACATGCCTCATTTGCGCTACCTTCAAATTTTTGGGAATAAGCTGACAAATGAAGGCTTGCAAGCCATTCTAGATGGTTGTCCACACCTTGAATCACTTGATCTGCGCCAATGTTTTAATGTCAATATGGACGGACATTTAGGGAAAAGATGCATTGAACGGATCAAAGATTTGCGGCATCCCTATGATCCCACTGATGACTATCCCTTTGATGCTGAAATTGCTGACGTGGGATCATCTGAGGAAGACTATCCATCTGGATTTTCTGAGATTGATTTCTTGTCTGATGATGATGACTACTATGAATTCTCTGGTGGCAGTGATATGTCTGACTTTGAGCACCTATATTTTGATTAGCTCCTTTTTGATGAAGTTGAGATGTATTCAGGTGAGGAAATCAAGATTTAGAATGTAAGATGCTAACCTAGCATTTTAATGTTTATAATATTTTAGTGTAGTACCCTTTCTATACTATATTTTGTTTCACTTTCTGTATCAAGTGTTTTTGTTTTTTCGGACAGACAAATTGCATTCAAACTGGACTTCTCCATGGGGGACGACTATGATGTGCTGATAGTAGTGATGATTTTATAGAGGTTTTGTAGGTGGAGATGTGGCTGCTTATGCAATGGCATTCCGATGCAGATGCTTGAAAAGTATATGGAATATTTGGGATGCTTTTGATAAAACAATTGTAAAGTATGTATTTGTGTCATTTTGAGAGTCCTGTTGTTGCTCTCTGGTTTCTTGTTTTCTTGTCCGAACCCCTTTGTTTTAGACGTCTTGAATGTGTTTATGTTCACCAGCTTTATATGACGTCTAAGTAGCTGCCGTTCgtagttatgaagtgcaatttgctGTTAAGTGCAACGGCTTCCGTTAAATCCACCCAAACTCAGCCTCAGCCTCAGATTTGGATCTCTCTTAATCTCTCTTAATGAGTTTGATAATTGCTAAATTAGATATTTGTATCAGGATatttacaaaattaattaaaatatatataataaattataattttaaatatttttaaaaaaatgtgtaaatttaaatttaaatattaaatcttAATAATTAGTAAATTTATTTTCAGTTAAATTTGTAATAACTGCATTTTTTATGTAGtagaaataattataataaaatggattaatttctaagttaatagTCATAGGCCACGTAAGACTAGTTTCAGTAGGCACAAGTTACGGTCATTTTCTGCTAACATGACCACCTTTCTTGCCTATTCTCTGATAATTTGTAtgcgttttttctttttttgaaatAAAGGAAGGGGCACAGGCGACGCCGTTTTTGTCAGAACCTGATTGACGAGCAGTAGGGTTGGGACTTGGGACTTGTTTTAACTGCATAGAATGAGCTTGTGAAGATTTTGGGTGATGCTAATCTGACTGATAATTGTACGTTATTTCTGACACGTCTAACCACTTGTAGCCTGCTACGTTGCCCATTAGCCGTTGACAGTTTGCATTCCTATTCCTATTCGCTCGCCTTTTCCTATCATTACTGGGAGACCTTTCTGAGCGAGCATACAAACTCTATCTCATAACTGTATTAAATCGAAGGCGACCCGGCGATAGTCATCAATTCACTTAAGGGAGCTCCAAGTCCTCTTTCCATACAAACAGTGCCCTTTCATATCTCACAACTCTCGAAAGGTTTTCAGGATTGCTCCTTTATGTTCATTAGAAGAGAGACTAATGCAGCAGTCCATTGTCTTGCTCATCCGTTTATTCATAATGCGTCCTTTAAATGTTATACTTCCTTTCAATTTCAATATGTGCCGAACTCCTTGCCTCCTTAAGGCCAtggattgataattaaaaaaatatatatataattgtattAAATTTATTCTTTGTATTATAAATATGGCCTATAATTTACGTGATAGAACTTCTTGGTTACTTTTGTTTAATTCTTGAACTTCACAGTAACTTTAATAATATTCCGTAGGATGTAAATCTAaattatttaacttattatgtatATGTAATGTTAGGATTAGGGTGAGTTGAATTCCTCATTGTGATATTGAATATTGTTATGTTTTATAAGAGAAAGCTGAACTCCTCGATTATTTGATTGTGTTATAAGtcaaataagtttttttttttttttttcctgatagATTACATACTGTATAGTCAgactctatttatttattttcttgaatttgAGTCCTCCATTTGACTTTATTTTTGGATTATAAGTTGCTTAGGCTTATTACGAACTTCAAGGACCTTAAGCCAACCAAGTCTTAGGGCCTGTTTGATTTAATTGTTGGATATAGTTGAAAGTTGTTAACTGATAACTATAACGATTAActgataactgatagctgatgatagatgatttatattaagtgttttgtaaaattatatttatttgctgctatgtaaaatgattaataagggtatatattatataatttattttattattgaatataaaattataaatttattatattatattatttattttattattaaaataaatataaaattattaatttaatatattatatcatttattatattattaaaatataaatataattattgatttattatatgatattatttattttattattaaataagaaaataattaaattctttgaaaaataaaataattaaataattttaaaaatatagttataaaataataaagtaattttattgttgataaagaaggaaaatcttataattttaagtttttaggaaaaaaatatttttttataataaataaatattttatattttatattattaataaaaaatattttaacaaaattacaaTACGATAATTAAAGTGTTAAGATTATAAATGAAAGAAATAAAAGTAAATAATATTAACTTTTGAGTTACATGAAAAAATATAACATggtctaaataaaaaaataataaattagccAAACTCTATTTTAAACTGATACAAACTACACCTGACATCGTATAATATCAGTTACTTATCAGCTATCAGTCTACTTtttttaaagttaacaaatactTTAATTGATGTGTTTTGATATCTAACAACTATCAACTGTACTCAAAAGGTAAACTAAACACTTCTTAGTGTTAGCCTGACGCAAGAATCGAATTATAACAGTACTATTTTTATGTACTTTAAAAATATACTGTAATTTTTCATTTATCGATACCCTTTAATTACTCTGATGTATAATTTGATTTTTTGTTGGTTagttataaaaaatttatgtagTTTTGCGCTTTAATTTATAAAAGggattgtgttttttttttttttttctatcaattTGATATTCTATATTACTACGTTCGTTAGCAAATGTGGTACGCTAACATGGATGACACGTTATTGTTCGACGGGAAAAGCCTCCAGAGAGACGCTAAAAATGTAATGTGGATGAAGCCATTTTCAGTGAGGTTTTAGCTCGTATGGGGTAGTTCTTCGAAATGAGTTACTTTTGGCAATTTTATTGCGGGAGTTTCTGGTTGTTTTCTGAAGCTGAAGCCATGGGGTTGAGAGATCGAGGCTCCTTTGTGGCTCCATAAAAAATGTCTGAGCAAGATTGTGGTTGAGGTTGATGCCAAAAGGAACTGGATTATATTTAGTTTATACAAAAATTTCTCATCTCTCAAAGAAAGTCATACCCAAAAAAGCTCTCTTACCCAttgataatatttaaaaatttaatttaatcaacATCCTAAAAtcagtttaatttattttttaatctcataaaattatttaatatttaattataagtttatttttaaaaaataaaataattgatacCCATTTATGACTCGGGGGGAGGTTTATTTTTCTCATCCCTGGCGACTAGCAAGTAACAACCGAGCCATGCAGAGGGAGTTGAGAGATGCGGTCAGACCATCGGAGAAT includes these proteins:
- the LOC131177515 gene encoding putative F-box/LRR-repeat protein 23, whose amino-acid sequence is PPYRSSHLKRLRLVCCYSISDEGLSEVATKFPLLEELDISYCSLSKQALEVVGRCCPLLKSFKLNNQGCRNPHIECNEEALAIAEHMPHLRYLQIFGNKLTNEGLQAILDGCPHLESLDLRQCFNVNMDGHLGKRCIERIKDLRHPYDPTDDYPFDAEIADVGSSEEDYPSGFSEIDFLSDDDDYYEFSGGSDMSDFEHLYFD